In Patulibacter sp. SYSU D01012, a single window of DNA contains:
- a CDS encoding glycosyltransferase family 2 protein has product MVAVPPSDPVLAAVVMSFRNEATVVGAVRSLLAQDPPVEVVVSHSGGGPTPALLARECPGVPLVASERRRYPGATRNAGVAATTAPYVSFLAADCLALPGWAAGRIARHVAGERAVASALVPLRRDAPSLAANLLQHSNRMPGYRPLPSLRFGVSYARDALERYGPFPEGPGFPEDVVVNQRLLAAGIPIAWAPDVVSTHDYPGTLRRMVADQHRRGRIHGALHGAWPWRLLLASRVPLEAVVALRRAATGRPPTPARDLVRAGPALALATVAQATGKVRGGGDVDPAAREYVARRRRARLGRVARGGPDRGR; this is encoded by the coding sequence ATGGTCGCCGTGCCCCCAAGCGACCCCGTGCTCGCCGCGGTGGTGATGTCGTTCCGCAACGAGGCGACCGTCGTCGGGGCCGTGCGCTCGCTGCTCGCGCAGGACCCGCCCGTCGAGGTCGTCGTCTCGCACTCCGGTGGCGGCCCCACCCCCGCGCTGCTGGCGCGCGAGTGCCCGGGCGTGCCGCTCGTGGCGTCGGAGCGGCGCCGGTACCCGGGTGCGACCCGCAACGCGGGCGTCGCCGCGACCACCGCCCCGTACGTGTCCTTCCTGGCGGCGGACTGCCTGGCGCTGCCGGGGTGGGCGGCGGGGCGGATCGCGCGCCACGTGGCCGGCGAGCGGGCCGTCGCGTCGGCGCTCGTGCCGCTGCGCCGCGACGCGCCGAGCCTGGCGGCCAACCTGCTGCAGCACTCCAACCGCATGCCGGGGTACCGGCCGCTGCCCAGCCTGCGCTTCGGCGTGTCGTACGCCCGCGACGCCCTGGAGCGCTACGGCCCGTTCCCCGAGGGGCCGGGGTTCCCCGAGGACGTGGTCGTCAACCAGCGCCTGCTCGCCGCCGGCATCCCGATCGCCTGGGCGCCCGACGTGGTCTCGACCCACGACTACCCGGGCACCCTGCGGCGGATGGTCGCCGACCAGCACCGGCGCGGACGCATCCACGGCGCGCTGCACGGCGCGTGGCCGTGGCGGCTGCTGCTGGCGTCCCGCGTGCCGCTGGAGGCCGTCGTCGCGCTGCGGCGCGCCGCGACGGGACGGCCGCCCACCCCCGCGCGGGACCTGGTGCGCGCCGGGCCGGCGCTCGCGCTCGCGACGGTCGCCCAGGCGACGGGGAAGGTGCGCGGCGGCGGCGACGTCGACCCCGCTGCCCGGGAGTACGTGGCGCGGCGTCGTCGCGCCCGCCTGGGGCGCGTGGCGCGCGGCGGCCCCGACCGCGGCCGATGA
- a CDS encoding class I SAM-dependent methyltransferase produces the protein MDGDATGPPAARRVRAYWRTRGVLARLPRGLPTVLTGAWLGVLRPRDVHALDRLWYGTQLERYGTSEYVRSGLFPWEEAAVAAHFPAEGRVLVGAAGAGREMLALHRRGYRVDGFECNAGLRERAAGPFAAAGLAATVRAAEHDRCPPLDGPYDAAVVGWSAYMFIPTRGRRVAFLRELRDALVPGAPVLLSFRVRGGTTARDRVTAATANVLRRARRAEPARPGDGLEPFFVHRFTARELAEELETAGFALVAFAADSASAVARARPLPPA, from the coding sequence ATGGACGGCGACGCCACGGGGCCGCCTGCGGCCCGGCGCGTCAGGGCGTACTGGCGCACGCGCGGCGTCCTCGCCCGCCTGCCGCGGGGGCTGCCGACCGTGCTGACGGGGGCGTGGCTGGGGGTGCTGCGCCCGCGCGACGTCCACGCCCTCGACCGCCTGTGGTACGGCACGCAGCTCGAGCGCTACGGGACGTCGGAGTACGTGCGATCGGGGCTCTTCCCGTGGGAGGAGGCGGCCGTCGCGGCGCACTTCCCGGCGGAGGGCCGCGTGCTCGTCGGGGCGGCGGGCGCGGGCCGCGAGATGCTGGCTCTCCACCGGCGCGGGTACCGCGTCGACGGCTTCGAGTGCAACGCCGGGCTGCGGGAGCGCGCCGCCGGGCCGTTCGCCGCCGCGGGCCTGGCGGCGACCGTCCGGGCCGCCGAGCACGACCGCTGTCCGCCGCTCGACGGGCCCTACGACGCGGCGGTCGTCGGGTGGTCCGCCTACATGTTCATCCCGACCCGCGGGCGACGGGTCGCGTTCCTGCGGGAGCTCCGCGACGCGCTCGTGCCCGGCGCGCCGGTGCTGCTGTCGTTCCGGGTGCGGGGCGGCACGACCGCGCGCGACCGCGTGACGGCGGCGACGGCCAACGTCCTGCGGCGCGCCCGCCGGGCCGAGCCGGCGCGCCCGGGCGACGGGCTGGAGCCGTTCTTCGTCCACCGCTTCACGGCCCGAGAGCTGGCGGAGGAGCTGGAGACCGCCGGCTTCGCGCTCGTGGCGTTCGCGGCCGACAGCGCCTCGGCGGTCGCCCGGGCGCGGCCGCTGCCGCCCGCGTGA
- a CDS encoding lasso peptide biosynthesis B2 protein: MRPLRPPEARVAAWTWRALSHVRAALRAGADVHTDAVRAPTPPRVRAALGLAEALRVADAVLTRRRATCLERTVVEQALCLRWGIERDVVIGVRGGRRAFEAHAWLAGDPDAGYVELTRRRVRLRR, translated from the coding sequence GTGAGGCCGCTCCGTCCCCCGGAGGCGCGGGTCGCCGCATGGACGTGGCGGGCGCTCTCGCACGTCCGCGCGGCGCTGCGGGCGGGCGCCGACGTCCACACCGATGCCGTCCGCGCGCCGACGCCCCCGCGGGTGCGTGCGGCGCTCGGTCTGGCGGAGGCGCTGCGCGTCGCGGACGCGGTCCTCACGCGGCGCCGGGCGACGTGCCTGGAGCGCACCGTCGTCGAGCAGGCGCTGTGCCTGCGGTGGGGGATCGAGCGGGACGTCGTCATCGGCGTCCGCGGGGGACGCCGGGCGTTCGAGGCCCACGCCTGGCTCGCGGGCGATCCCGACGCGGGCTACGTCGAGCTGACGCGTCGCCGGGTGCGCCTGCGACGGTGA
- a CDS encoding PqqD family protein — translation MTDRPLKLREGQAAWREVEGEIVGVALARGEYFAVTPSGALLWQALADGTTRDALASRLVERFGIDAGVAARDVDAFVASLDRWDLLEP, via the coding sequence ATGACCGACCGACCGCTGAAGCTGCGCGAGGGCCAGGCCGCCTGGCGCGAGGTCGAGGGCGAGATCGTCGGCGTGGCGCTCGCCCGCGGCGAGTACTTCGCCGTCACGCCGTCCGGCGCGCTGCTGTGGCAGGCGCTCGCCGACGGCACGACCCGCGACGCGCTGGCGTCCCGGCTCGTCGAGCGGTTCGGGATCGACGCCGGCGTGGCGGCGCGCGACGTGGACGCCTTCGTGGCCTCGCTGGATCGCTGGGACCTGCTCGAGCCGTGA
- a CDS encoding nucleotidyltransferase family protein, translating into MDPPPQPSDAVRATVRALQVDRVAVDAARVLRGAGVPALLLKGAGTATLLYAGGPGRNYADVDLLVRREDLRAAGRALAAAGFACEHDDTSGGAAERVHPHSQVWRRPGATVEVDLHFGLPGTTASADHVWRVLHRDRTPLDLGDATVDVPSPAARALHVVLHAWQHRGRHARSLRDLDRALAVLDAATWDAVVALARELGAEDAVAAVLGPRDDAAALVARTRLRPGDATLPRLWMTDPPAGAIMLARLRDAPGARARARLVRELVLPPRVVLERATGERLSGRSAYLRAAAARLARAPRLLAPAVRATRPAPPPPTKDPR; encoded by the coding sequence ATGGACCCCCCGCCGCAGCCCTCGGACGCCGTGCGTGCCACGGTCCGGGCGCTGCAGGTGGACCGGGTGGCCGTCGACGCGGCGCGGGTGCTGCGCGGCGCGGGGGTCCCCGCCCTGCTCCTGAAGGGCGCGGGGACCGCGACCCTGCTGTACGCCGGCGGCCCGGGACGTAACTACGCCGACGTCGACCTGCTCGTGCGGCGCGAGGACCTGCGTGCCGCCGGGCGCGCGCTCGCCGCGGCCGGATTCGCCTGCGAGCACGACGACACGTCCGGGGGCGCCGCCGAACGGGTGCACCCGCACTCGCAGGTGTGGCGTCGCCCGGGCGCGACGGTCGAGGTCGACCTGCACTTCGGCCTGCCCGGGACGACCGCGTCGGCCGACCACGTCTGGCGGGTCCTGCACCGGGACCGCACGCCGCTCGACCTCGGCGACGCCACGGTCGACGTCCCGAGCCCCGCGGCCCGCGCGCTGCACGTCGTGCTGCACGCCTGGCAGCACCGCGGCCGGCACGCCCGCTCGCTGCGGGACCTCGACCGCGCGCTGGCCGTGCTGGACGCCGCCACCTGGGACGCGGTCGTGGCCCTGGCGCGCGAGCTGGGGGCCGAGGACGCGGTCGCCGCGGTGCTCGGCCCTCGTGACGACGCCGCGGCGCTCGTCGCCCGCACGCGGCTGCGGCCCGGCGACGCGACGCTGCCGCGGCTGTGGATGACCGATCCGCCGGCGGGCGCGATCATGCTGGCCCGCCTGCGCGACGCGCCCGGGGCCCGGGCCCGCGCGCGGCTGGTGCGCGAGCTGGTGCTGCCCCCGCGGGTGGTGCTGGAGCGCGCGACGGGCGAGCGGCTGTCCGGCCGGTCGGCCTACCTGCGGGCCGCCGCCGCCCGTCTGGCCCGCGCCCCGCGCCTGCTCGCCCCCGCCGTGCGCGCGACCCGCCCCGCTCCCCCGCCCCCGACGAAGGACCCCCGATGA
- a CDS encoding lasso RiPP family leader peptide-containing protein, translated as MDDREHPSDASAALDEAPYEAPMLVALGQVSTDTLQTGIPGG; from the coding sequence ATGGACGACCGCGAACACCCGTCCGACGCGAGCGCCGCGCTCGACGAGGCGCCGTACGAGGCGCCGATGCTCGTCGCGCTCGGCCAGGTCAGCACGGACACGTTGCAGACCGGGATCCCCGGCGGCTGA
- a CDS encoding lasso RiPP family leader peptide-containing protein yields the protein MSATPHAPADEQRESDYEAPAIVALGDVNTDTLQTG from the coding sequence ATGAGCGCCACCCCCCACGCCCCGGCCGACGAGCAGCGCGAGAGCGACTACGAGGCCCCGGCGATCGTCGCCCTCGGCGACGTCAACACCGACACGCTGCAGACCGGCTGA
- a CDS encoding cytochrome P450, which translates to MTLPRSLPALPPGPRLRPAVQRLAWAERPVGFAARCHARYGDLFTVRFGRGLTLVLASDPAVVAAVFAAGPEDVRRGQAPTRRRILGDGSVVVLDDDEHARHRALLRPPLHGPALDAHARTIADVAARSVERWPAGRAVRLLDELRDVTAEVLLRVVCGLDGRDADAARDRNALRAALAELRAASARRAPSIPLVRRRWGPGVPNRRLLAAVAGIDAVLLPLVAARRAAGGGAERPDVLSALVAATDADGRGLSDREVRDEALTLLVTGHDPMLSALAWTFERLVRRPAVLERVRTDGAYADAAVREVLRVRPPAWLTNARTTARDLRVGDHVLPAGTMVTAFAYLLHRNPAAFADPAAFRPERFLGAAPSPSWIPFGGGRRRCVGEHLALLTATTVLRTAADRVDLRPAVPGDELQREVGTVFLPADGALVVATPR; encoded by the coding sequence ATGACCCTCCCCCGCTCCCTGCCCGCCCTCCCGCCCGGTCCCCGGCTGCGGCCCGCCGTGCAGCGCCTGGCCTGGGCCGAGCGCCCCGTCGGCTTCGCGGCGCGCTGCCACGCGCGCTACGGGGACCTGTTCACCGTGCGCTTCGGCCGCGGGCTGACGCTCGTGCTGGCGTCGGACCCGGCGGTCGTCGCGGCCGTGTTCGCCGCCGGACCGGAGGACGTGCGGCGCGGCCAGGCCCCGACGCGCCGGCGGATCCTGGGCGACGGCTCGGTGGTCGTGCTCGACGACGACGAGCACGCGCGCCACCGCGCCCTGCTGCGGCCGCCGCTGCACGGGCCGGCGCTCGACGCCCACGCCCGGACCATCGCGGACGTCGCGGCCCGGAGCGTCGAGCGGTGGCCCGCCGGCCGCGCCGTGCGGCTGCTCGACGAGCTGCGCGACGTGACGGCCGAGGTGCTCCTGCGCGTCGTGTGCGGCCTCGACGGCCGGGACGCCGACGCGGCCCGCGACCGGAACGCCCTGCGGGCCGCGCTGGCCGAGCTGCGGGCGGCGTCCGCCCGGCGCGCGCCGTCGATCCCTCTCGTCCGGCGACGGTGGGGGCCGGGCGTGCCGAACCGCCGCCTGCTCGCGGCCGTCGCCGGGATCGACGCGGTGCTGCTGCCGCTCGTCGCCGCGCGGCGGGCGGCCGGCGGGGGCGCCGAGCGCCCGGACGTCCTGTCCGCCCTCGTCGCGGCGACGGACGCCGACGGGCGCGGGCTGAGCGACCGGGAGGTCCGCGACGAGGCCCTGACGCTGCTGGTGACCGGGCACGACCCCATGCTCAGCGCCCTGGCGTGGACGTTCGAGCGGCTCGTGCGGCGGCCGGCGGTGCTCGAGCGCGTCCGCACCGACGGCGCCTACGCCGACGCCGCGGTGCGCGAGGTGCTGCGCGTGCGGCCGCCGGCGTGGCTGACGAACGCGCGCACGACCGCGCGCGACCTGCGCGTGGGCGACCACGTCCTGCCGGCGGGGACGATGGTGACCGCGTTCGCGTACCTGCTGCACCGCAACCCCGCCGCCTTCGCCGACCCTGCGGCGTTCCGCCCGGAGCGCTTCCTCGGCGCGGCGCCATCGCCGTCCTGGATCCCCTTCGGCGGCGGCCGGCGGCGCTGCGTCGGCGAGCACCTGGCGCTGCTGACGGCCACGACGGTGCTCCGCACCGCGGCGGATCGCGTCGACCTGCGGCCGGCGGTCCCGGGCGACGAGCTGCAGCGCGAGGTCGGGACGGTGTTCCTGCCGGCCGACGGCGCCCTCGTCGTCGCGACGCCGCGCTGA
- a CDS encoding ABC transporter ATP-binding protein, translated as MIETVDLTCRFGDVVALAGVGLRVERGEVVALVGANGAGKSTLLRVLAGRVTPDGGRAVVAGHDVVRERRRAAAVTGAALDVQRSWFGRLSGRANLEHFAALTGLRRAAARRAADAALEGAGLASVADRRVDAYSTGMRARLGVARACLRTPAVLLLDEASSGLDAASVAAFRARLDGLRATTAVLLATHDRDEVAATADRVVRLDAGRIVEDGPGRAA; from the coding sequence GTGATCGAGACCGTCGACCTGACGTGTCGCTTCGGCGACGTCGTCGCGCTCGCCGGCGTCGGGCTGCGCGTGGAGCGCGGCGAGGTCGTGGCGCTCGTCGGCGCGAACGGCGCCGGGAAGAGCACGCTCCTGCGCGTCCTCGCCGGGCGGGTGACCCCCGACGGGGGACGGGCCGTCGTCGCGGGGCACGACGTCGTCCGCGAGCGCCGCCGCGCGGCGGCCGTCACCGGGGCGGCGCTCGACGTGCAGCGCTCGTGGTTCGGGCGGCTGAGCGGCCGCGCCAACCTGGAGCACTTCGCGGCGCTGACGGGCCTGCGCCGTGCGGCGGCGCGGCGGGCCGCGGACGCCGCGCTCGAGGGGGCGGGCCTGGCGTCCGTCGCCGACCGCCGGGTCGACGCGTACTCCACCGGCATGCGCGCCCGCCTGGGCGTGGCGCGCGCCTGCCTGCGGACGCCGGCCGTGCTGCTGCTCGACGAGGCGTCGTCGGGGCTGGACGCCGCCTCGGTGGCGGCGTTCCGCGCGCGCCTCGACGGCCTGCGCGCCACGACGGCCGTCCTGCTCGCGACGCACGACCGCGACGAGGTGGCGGCCACGGCGGACCGCGTCGTCCGGCTCGACGCGGGGCGGATCGTCGAGGACGGACCGGGGCGCGCCGCATGA
- a CDS encoding ABC transporter permease has translation MTVVLSAIRRDLRLALLRPTGLVLDALGIVVGVALIFFIGRFVGSGSNGVPYFAYAATGLPVLRMHGAVGRVLAALGIGTVSGTFEHAVSSPAPVPVVVLAELAFELLRAAVIALLLLAVAALYGAPFALSVGGAVGVLLGIVGAAGVFAALGALVIGLVQVVREASSVVALTALVLPVLAGAYFPLSTLPAPIEAVATVLPFRLPVDLLRAGLVDGTLDVGAAALLAASLAVALPLGLAAAAAGVAHARRRGALGSA, from the coding sequence ATGACCGTCGTCCTGTCGGCGATCCGGCGCGACCTGCGCCTGGCGCTGCTGCGTCCCACCGGCCTGGTGCTCGACGCCCTCGGCATCGTCGTGGGCGTCGCCCTCATCTTCTTCATCGGGCGCTTCGTCGGCAGCGGCAGCAACGGCGTCCCGTACTTCGCCTACGCCGCGACGGGCCTGCCGGTGCTGCGGATGCACGGCGCCGTCGGCCGCGTCCTGGCCGCGCTCGGCATCGGCACCGTCAGCGGCACGTTCGAGCACGCCGTCAGCTCGCCGGCGCCCGTCCCCGTCGTCGTGCTGGCGGAGCTGGCGTTCGAGCTGCTCCGCGCCGCGGTCATCGCCCTGCTGCTCCTGGCCGTGGCGGCCCTGTACGGCGCGCCGTTCGCGCTGTCCGTCGGCGGCGCCGTCGGCGTGCTGCTCGGGATCGTCGGCGCCGCCGGCGTGTTCGCGGCGCTCGGGGCGCTGGTGATCGGCCTGGTGCAGGTCGTCCGCGAGGCCTCGTCGGTCGTGGCGCTCACGGCGCTCGTGCTGCCCGTCCTCGCGGGGGCGTACTTCCCGCTCTCCACCCTGCCCGCGCCGATCGAGGCCGTCGCCACCGTCCTGCCGTTCCGCCTGCCCGTCGACCTGCTGCGCGCCGGGCTCGTCGACGGCACCCTCGACGTCGGGGCGGCCGCGCTGCTGGCGGCGAGCCTGGCGGTGGCGCTGCCGCTCGGGCTGGCGGCGGCCGCCGCGGGGGTCGCGCACGCGCGGCGGCGCGGCGCGCTCGGGAGCGCGTGA
- a CDS encoding SDR family oxidoreductase — translation MRILVTGGAGFIGSHIARRLLRDGHEVRILDSFATGRRSNLAVLDGVELVEGDIQSYERAHTAVRGCDMVLHQAALPSVPRSIQDPLTSAAVNTTGTLNVLLAARDAGVRRVVFASSSSVYGASEALPKHEELPTLPISPYAVSKLAAEGYCRAFSAVYDLECVALRYFNVFGPRQDPQSQYAAVIPRFITAALEGRSPTVFGDGEQSRDFTYIDNVVDANVLALTAPGAVGEAFNVACGERYTLNELLRVIGSVVGTDVTAQHLEPRAGDVRHSQADIGKARRLLGYEPTVRFEDGVRATVEALVAERAAAPA, via the coding sequence GTGCGGATTCTCGTGACCGGAGGAGCGGGCTTCATCGGCTCGCACATCGCTCGACGCCTGCTGCGGGACGGCCACGAGGTCCGGATCCTGGACTCGTTCGCGACCGGTCGGCGTTCGAACCTGGCGGTCCTGGACGGGGTCGAGCTCGTCGAGGGCGACATCCAGAGCTACGAGCGCGCCCACACCGCGGTCCGCGGCTGCGACATGGTCCTGCACCAGGCGGCGCTGCCGTCCGTGCCCCGGTCGATCCAGGACCCGCTGACGTCGGCCGCGGTGAACACGACGGGCACGCTGAACGTGCTGCTCGCCGCGCGCGACGCGGGCGTCCGTCGCGTGGTCTTCGCCTCGTCGTCGTCGGTCTACGGCGCCTCCGAGGCGCTGCCGAAGCACGAGGAGCTCCCGACGCTGCCGATCTCGCCGTACGCGGTCAGCAAGCTCGCGGCCGAGGGGTACTGCCGGGCGTTCAGCGCCGTCTACGACCTGGAGTGCGTCGCGCTGCGCTACTTCAACGTCTTCGGCCCGCGTCAGGACCCGCAGTCGCAGTACGCGGCGGTCATCCCGCGGTTCATCACCGCCGCGCTCGAGGGGCGCAGCCCCACGGTCTTCGGGGACGGCGAGCAGTCCCGCGACTTCACGTACATCGACAACGTCGTCGACGCGAACGTCCTGGCCCTGACCGCTCCGGGCGCGGTCGGCGAGGCGTTCAACGTCGCGTGCGGCGAGCGCTACACGCTCAACGAGCTGCTCCGGGTCATCGGCTCGGTCGTCGGCACGGACGTGACGGCCCAGCACCTCGAGCCGCGGGCCGGCGACGTGCGGCACTCGCAGGCCGACATCGGCAAGGCCCGGCGGCTGCTGGGGTACGAGCCGACCGTGCGGTTCGAGGACGGCGTCCGCGCCACCGTCGAAGCGCTCGTCGCCGAGCGCGCCGCGGCCCCGGCTTGA
- a CDS encoding glycosyltransferase, translating to MLRVIARMNVGGPAHHVAILSERLDPTRYATVLLTGEVPPSEGSLERLATERGVDVRRVAGLGPALRPLADLRAFVALVGHVHRLRPDVVHTHTAKAGLLGRLAARVVLGRRVTVVHTYHGHVLRGYFGRRTEALFRTLETLLARTTDRLVGVSQATVDELVDLGVAPRDRFSVVPVGLDLDRFLAVTPDPDGLRRQIDAPATALVVAFVGRLAPIKRVDVLLAAVADARRRGADVRLLVAGDGELRADLERQAAPLGAAVRFLGFRDDLPSVAAAADVAALTSDNEGTPVALIEAAAAGVPAIATAVGGVGDIVLDGTTGVLVAPGDVEGFADALVAAAADRQALAAMGAAARRHVGRRYDAARLVRDVDRLYGELLGRPAERPSPAGGRSGGRGARGM from the coding sequence GTGCTCCGCGTCATCGCCCGCATGAACGTCGGCGGGCCGGCGCACCACGTGGCCATCCTGTCGGAGCGGCTGGACCCCACGCGGTACGCGACGGTGCTGCTCACGGGGGAGGTCCCCCCGTCCGAGGGCAGCCTGGAGCGCCTGGCGACCGAGCGCGGCGTGGACGTGCGGCGGGTGGCCGGCCTGGGTCCCGCCCTGCGGCCGCTCGCCGACCTGCGCGCGTTCGTGGCCCTCGTCGGGCACGTGCATCGCCTGCGGCCGGACGTCGTGCACACCCACACGGCGAAGGCCGGGCTGCTCGGCCGCCTGGCGGCCCGGGTGGTCCTGGGGCGCCGGGTGACGGTGGTGCACACGTACCACGGGCACGTCCTGCGCGGGTACTTCGGTCGGCGCACCGAAGCGCTGTTCCGGACGCTCGAGACGCTGCTCGCCCGCACGACGGACCGCCTGGTGGGCGTCAGCCAGGCGACGGTCGACGAGCTCGTCGACCTCGGCGTGGCGCCGCGCGACCGGTTCTCGGTCGTCCCCGTCGGCCTGGACCTGGACCGCTTCCTCGCCGTCACCCCCGATCCCGACGGCCTGCGGCGGCAGATCGACGCCCCGGCGACGGCGCTCGTCGTCGCGTTCGTGGGGCGGCTGGCGCCCATCAAGCGGGTCGACGTGCTGCTCGCGGCCGTCGCCGACGCCCGGCGGCGCGGTGCGGACGTCCGGCTCCTCGTCGCCGGCGACGGCGAGCTGCGCGCCGATCTCGAGCGGCAGGCCGCGCCGCTCGGTGCGGCGGTGCGGTTCCTGGGCTTCCGCGACGACCTCCCGTCCGTCGCGGCCGCGGCGGACGTCGCCGCGCTGACCTCCGACAACGAGGGGACGCCCGTCGCGCTGATCGAGGCGGCCGCCGCGGGCGTCCCGGCGATCGCCACCGCCGTCGGCGGCGTCGGCGACATCGTGCTCGACGGCACGACGGGGGTGCTCGTCGCGCCCGGAGACGTCGAGGGGTTCGCGGACGCGCTGGTCGCCGCCGCGGCCGACCGCCAGGCGCTCGCGGCGATGGGCGCGGCGGCGCGCCGGCACGTCGGTCGGCGGTACGACGCCGCCCGGCTCGTCCGCGACGTGGACCGTCTGTACGGCGAGCTGCTCGGACGGCCCGCGGAGCGTCCGTCGCCGGCCGGCGGGCGCTCCGGGGGACGGGGCGCACGAGGGATGTAG
- a CDS encoding GDP-mannose 4,6-dehydratase, with translation MSDRVLITGGAGFIGSHLSDALLQAGHHVHVIDDLSTGAIENIRHLKDHPRFGYTIDSCANRAVVAELVDEVDVVYHLAAAVGVELIVESPVRTIETNVHCTEVVLSQAAKKRKPVLLASTSEVYGKSAALPFREDGDLVMGATTKGRWSYACSKAIDEFLALAYWNERKLPTVVVRLFNTVGPRQTGQYGMVVPKFVRGALAERDLQVFGDGAQSRCFGHVADVVRAMAALMADDRHSGEVFNVGTTEEVTIRELADRVVAATGSSSGIVSVPYETAYGTGFEDMHRRVPDTTKIREAIGWAPERDLDRILADVVAYEKTKLPL, from the coding sequence ATGTCCGATCGCGTCCTGATCACCGGCGGAGCCGGCTTCATCGGCTCTCACCTGAGCGATGCGCTGCTCCAGGCCGGCCATCACGTCCACGTCATCGACGACCTGTCGACGGGGGCGATCGAGAACATCCGCCACCTGAAGGACCACCCGCGCTTCGGGTACACCATCGACAGCTGTGCGAACCGGGCGGTGGTCGCCGAGCTCGTCGACGAGGTCGACGTCGTCTACCACCTCGCCGCCGCGGTCGGCGTGGAGCTGATCGTCGAGTCGCCGGTGCGGACGATCGAGACGAACGTGCACTGCACCGAGGTCGTCCTCTCCCAGGCTGCGAAGAAGCGCAAGCCCGTGCTGCTGGCCTCGACCTCCGAGGTGTACGGCAAGTCGGCGGCGCTGCCGTTCCGCGAGGACGGCGACCTGGTGATGGGCGCGACGACGAAGGGGCGGTGGTCCTACGCCTGCTCGAAGGCGATCGACGAGTTCCTGGCGCTGGCGTACTGGAACGAGCGCAAGCTGCCGACGGTCGTCGTGCGGCTCTTCAACACCGTCGGTCCCCGTCAGACCGGGCAGTACGGGATGGTCGTGCCGAAGTTCGTCCGCGGGGCGCTCGCCGAGCGCGACCTGCAGGTGTTCGGCGACGGCGCGCAGAGCCGCTGCTTCGGGCACGTGGCCGACGTCGTCCGTGCGATGGCCGCCCTGATGGCGGACGACCGGCACAGCGGCGAGGTCTTCAACGTCGGCACCACGGAGGAGGTGACGATCCGCGAGCTCGCCGACCGGGTCGTCGCAGCCACCGGGTCGTCGTCGGGCATCGTCTCGGTGCCGTACGAGACGGCGTACGGCACCGGCTTCGAGGACATGCACCGCCGGGTGCCCGACACGACGAAGATCCGCGAGGCGATCGGCTGGGCGCCCGAGCGCGACCTGGACCGCATCCTGGCGGACGTCGTCGCCTACGAGAAGACGAAGCTCCCGCTGTGA